From one Luteolibacter sp. SL250 genomic stretch:
- a CDS encoding PhoPQ-activated protein PqaA family protein, with amino-acid sequence MKWSSPLLLCLACLIPFASPLVSAKEAALPQELSTYVARAEPDSGWKLVTKSEFGECDYWHLNLKSQVWQDIPWEHDLVIFKPKNVTSDGKMVLLNEGGSFKPDKAMYGAFLANKMKAPVAIVLGVPKQPLYDGKREDDLIAETFIRYLDTQDATWPLLFPMVKTVVKAMDAVGEFTGQEWGVKTDKFLVTGASKRGWTTWLTAASDPRVIAIAPMVIDMLNIPAQLPLQVDRFGKPSDQISPYTKRGLIPLGETAAAKRLWSIVDPYTYRAKYTMPKLILLGNNDPYWSPDALNLYWDETPGEKYISYTPNAGHNLMEVDAAGARQPLPIRALDNIAAFVRAQFTGTALPKIGWKHGEAADGKLNLTVTADQPAKEARLWVAKSDTKDFRKARWESQPLEIGDGKSITATVTKPDSGYIAYYADLNYEVDGGPMWLCTQLRLAGAE; translated from the coding sequence ATGAAATGGTCTTCTCCCCTGCTGCTGTGCCTCGCCTGCCTCATTCCGTTTGCCTCTCCGCTGGTCTCCGCCAAGGAGGCCGCGCTGCCGCAGGAACTCTCCACCTACGTGGCCAGGGCGGAACCTGACAGTGGCTGGAAATTGGTCACCAAGAGCGAATTCGGCGAGTGCGACTACTGGCACCTCAACCTGAAATCCCAGGTCTGGCAGGACATCCCGTGGGAGCATGACCTTGTCATCTTCAAGCCGAAGAATGTCACCTCCGATGGCAAAATGGTGCTGCTGAACGAAGGCGGCAGCTTCAAACCGGACAAGGCGATGTATGGCGCGTTCCTCGCCAACAAGATGAAGGCGCCGGTGGCCATCGTGCTCGGCGTGCCGAAGCAGCCGCTTTACGACGGCAAGCGCGAGGATGATCTCATTGCGGAAACCTTCATCCGCTACCTGGACACCCAGGACGCCACCTGGCCGCTGCTTTTCCCGATGGTAAAGACGGTGGTGAAGGCGATGGATGCCGTGGGCGAATTCACTGGTCAGGAATGGGGCGTGAAGACGGACAAGTTCCTCGTCACCGGTGCCTCGAAGCGCGGCTGGACCACCTGGCTCACCGCAGCATCGGATCCACGCGTCATCGCCATCGCTCCGATGGTCATCGACATGCTGAACATCCCCGCCCAGCTCCCGCTGCAGGTGGACCGGTTCGGCAAGCCGAGCGATCAGATCTCCCCCTACACCAAGCGTGGCCTCATCCCGCTAGGTGAAACCGCCGCCGCCAAACGGCTGTGGAGCATCGTCGATCCCTACACCTACCGCGCGAAATACACCATGCCGAAGCTGATCCTGCTCGGCAACAACGACCCCTACTGGAGCCCGGACGCACTCAACCTCTACTGGGATGAAACGCCCGGTGAGAAATACATCTCCTACACGCCGAACGCCGGCCACAACCTGATGGAGGTGGACGCCGCCGGCGCACGCCAGCCGCTGCCCATCCGCGCGCTGGACAACATCGCCGCCTTCGTTCGCGCCCAGTTCACCGGCACCGCTCTGCCGAAGATCGGCTGGAAGCACGGCGAAGCTGCTGATGGGAAACTCAACCTCACCGTCACCGCCGACCAACCGGCAAAGGAAGCGCGCCTGTGGGTCGCGAAGTCGGACACCAAGGACTTCCGCAAGGCACGCTGGGAATCCCAACCGCTCGAAATCGGCGATGGCAAATCCATCACCGCCACCGTGACGAAACCGGACAGCGGCTACATCGCCTACTACGCGGATCTGAACTACGAAGTGGATGGCGGCCCGATGTGGCTCTGCACCCAGCTCCGCCTCGCCGGAGCGGAATAA